A region from the Mucilaginibacter sp. CSA2-8R genome encodes:
- a CDS encoding 3-ketoacyl-ACP reductase: MESLKGKTAIITGAGKGLGKAMAVALAAEGVNLGLLARTAQDLENLAAEIKQNYADIKVSYATADVGNLTDVKTAVAKLADELKMVDILVNNAGVLKVGSVLELPVEEWEQVFRINVLGTYYMVHEVLPLIMQQGKGDIINVASTAGLKGAAKMSAYGASKAAIINFTEALMQEVRKSNVRVTTVNPSTIATEMTINANFTDGNAEKVLQPEDLAFLVINNLKLPQRAFVKEVGLWSTNP; the protein is encoded by the coding sequence ATGGAATCATTAAAAGGAAAAACAGCAATAATAACCGGGGCTGGAAAAGGTTTGGGCAAGGCGATGGCCGTTGCCCTGGCCGCCGAGGGCGTAAATTTAGGCCTTCTTGCCCGGACAGCGCAGGACTTGGAAAACCTTGCTGCCGAGATCAAACAAAATTATGCTGATATTAAAGTAAGCTACGCCACGGCAGATGTAGGCAACCTGACCGACGTAAAAACTGCTGTAGCTAAACTTGCGGATGAACTAAAAATGGTAGATATCCTGGTTAATAATGCCGGCGTATTAAAAGTAGGCAGTGTTCTGGAGCTACCGGTAGAAGAGTGGGAGCAAGTGTTTCGGATTAATGTATTGGGTACTTATTATATGGTGCACGAGGTACTGCCGCTAATAATGCAGCAGGGTAAAGGGGATATTATCAACGTGGCCTCGACCGCCGGATTAAAAGGTGCTGCTAAAATGAGTGCTTACGGTGCCTCTAAAGCTGCCATCATTAATTTTACCGAGGCACTAATGCAGGAGGTCAGGAAATCAAATGTCCGCGTAACTACAGTAAACCCAAGCACTATTGCTACCGAAATGACCATCAATGCCAACTTTACCGATGGCAATGCAGAAAAGGTATTGCAACCCGAAGATCTGGCTTTTCTGGTTATCAATAACCTAAAGCTTCCGCAACGTGCATTTGTAAAAGAGGTAGGCTTGTGGTCAACCAATCCGTGA
- a CDS encoding SDR family oxidoreductase, with protein MENANKQNELKDKKVIILGGSAGLGLATAKAAAYDGANVIIVSSNQKRIDDALTQLPDHCTGYAVNLSQEEQIKSFFERVGSFDHLIYTAGENITKSIIDDTVTEQAKDFFNIRFWGAFAAIKYGKKLISENGSITLMSGSFGQRPSKGYCLGATLCGTLNAFTRAMAVELAPIRVNNVAAGIIKTDLWNNLDESDRNNFYQHLENTLLLKRVGEAEDIARAIVYLIKQTYTTGQSLLVDGGAVLV; from the coding sequence ATGGAAAATGCAAATAAACAAAATGAGTTAAAAGATAAAAAGGTAATTATTTTAGGTGGAAGCGCGGGCTTAGGCTTAGCAACGGCGAAAGCAGCTGCCTATGACGGAGCTAACGTAATAATTGTATCCAGTAATCAAAAGAGGATAGATGATGCCTTAACACAGTTGCCTGATCATTGCACAGGCTACGCAGTTAATTTAAGCCAGGAAGAACAAATTAAGAGCTTTTTTGAACGGGTAGGTAGCTTTGATCATTTAATATACACAGCCGGCGAGAATATTACAAAGAGTATAATAGATGACACGGTTACTGAGCAAGCGAAGGATTTTTTTAATATTCGTTTTTGGGGAGCCTTTGCCGCTATTAAATACGGTAAAAAATTAATTAGCGAAAATGGCTCAATAACATTAATGAGCGGAAGCTTTGGGCAACGACCAAGTAAAGGCTATTGCCTGGGTGCTACTTTGTGCGGAACACTTAACGCTTTTACAAGGGCTATGGCGGTAGAACTTGCACCTATTCGGGTAAATAACGTGGCTGCGGGCATCATTAAAACTGACTTGTGGAATAACCTTGATGAAAGTGATCGCAATAATTTTTACCAGCACTTAGAAAATACATTACTACTTAAAAGAGTTGGCGAGGCGGAGGATATTGCAAGAGCTATTGTTTATTTAATAAAACAAACTTATACTACCGGGCAATCATTGCTTGTTGATGGCGGTGCAGTATTAGTGTAA
- a CDS encoding SDR family NAD(P)-dependent oxidoreductase, translating to MSRIFITGSADGLGQMAAKLLIADGHQVVLHGRNAARAAEAISAAPGAETVLSGDLSSIKDTIELAEKVNKLGSFDAVIHNAGMGYREVSRGNTVDGLPLLFAVNSLAPYILTSLIHLPQRLIYVSSGLHREGNPSMDDLTWDNKKWSGYQAYADTKLHNVLLAFAAARYQPAIYANALEPGWVATKMGGAGAPDSLTDAPKTQVWLAVSNSAQALVSGKYFYHQKCKAFHPAAANPAVQNGFIEACQRLTGITFPATSHL from the coding sequence ATGTCTCGTATTTTTATAACCGGTTCAGCAGATGGCTTGGGCCAAATGGCTGCTAAGCTGTTAATTGCCGACGGGCATCAAGTTGTTTTGCATGGTCGCAATGCTGCTCGTGCAGCTGAGGCAATATCTGCGGCGCCTGGCGCCGAAACCGTTCTTTCTGGAGATTTGTCGAGTATTAAGGATACTATAGAACTGGCAGAAAAGGTTAATAAACTTGGCAGCTTTGATGCCGTAATTCATAACGCCGGTATGGGTTATCGTGAGGTTAGTCGGGGCAACACGGTAGATGGTCTGCCACTTCTTTTTGCAGTTAATAGTTTAGCGCCTTATATTTTAACAAGCCTTATACATTTACCTCAACGGCTTATTTATGTGAGTTCTGGGCTACATCGCGAGGGTAATCCATCTATGGATGACCTCACTTGGGATAACAAAAAATGGAGCGGCTATCAGGCATACGCTGATACTAAACTACATAACGTTTTGCTGGCTTTTGCTGCAGCGAGGTATCAGCCTGCAATATATGCCAATGCCTTAGAGCCTGGTTGGGTAGCTACCAAAATGGGCGGCGCCGGTGCTCCTGATAGTTTAACTGATGCACCAAAAACACAAGTTTGGTTAGCGGTTAGCAATAGTGCGCAAGCTTTGGTAAGCGGCAAGTATTTTTATCACCAAAAGTGTAAAGCTTTTCATCCTGCTGCAGCAAACCCTGCTGTTCAAAATGGATTTATTGAAGCTTGCCAACGTTTAACCGGTATTACCTTTCCTGCTACCAGCCATTTGTAA
- a CDS encoding Crp/Fnr family transcriptional regulator: MMVTHLVSYLRLFSDISEKDEALITEAFESRVYSEGNSLFKSGNICKEMFFICKGVLKIIISDDKGKQITHFFLKENQFCTILRSFTNQTNADEEIVAACDVEVLAISKVRLLILYENLPYFKNLIDYITQQALLDKVELRNSYLGLDSSSRYRLFLTQQADIALRVSLADVASYLGITQQSLSRIRRKLC; the protein is encoded by the coding sequence ATGATGGTTACGCACTTAGTATCGTACCTCCGACTTTTTAGTGATATTAGTGAAAAAGATGAGGCTCTTATTACAGAGGCATTTGAAAGCCGAGTTTACAGTGAGGGTAATTCTCTTTTTAAATCAGGTAACATCTGTAAAGAAATGTTCTTTATCTGTAAAGGGGTACTAAAAATCATTATTTCTGATGATAAAGGAAAGCAGATAACTCATTTTTTTCTTAAAGAGAATCAGTTTTGCACTATACTAAGAAGCTTTACCAATCAAACAAATGCTGATGAAGAAATTGTAGCAGCCTGTGATGTGGAAGTACTCGCTATTAGTAAAGTAAGGCTGTTAATACTTTATGAAAACTTGCCTTATTTTAAAAACCTGATTGATTATATTACTCAGCAGGCCTTGTTAGATAAAGTAGAGCTTAGAAATAGTTACCTTGGGCTTGACTCAAGCTCACGTTACCGTCTGTTTCTCACACAGCAAGCTGATATAGCTTTACGGGTATCGTTAGCCGACGTGGCCTCTTATTTGGGTATAACTCAGCAGTCACTTAGTCGAATACGAAGGAAACTATGTTGA
- a CDS encoding NAD(P)/FAD-dependent oxidoreductase, which yields MLLHHKKVAIIGAGPVGLTMARLLQQKGVLVNVYERDTDAQTRIWGGTLDLHIGSGQEALKAAGLLDKYFAAAIPIGITIVDVKGDVLLTRNITPENRYDNPEINRNDLRTVLLNSLAEGTVLWDSKLTKIKVHHKQWVLNFDNQISQRADVVIVANGGMSKVRHYVTDTEIEETGTIIIQGDVPEPQTQCPAFYQWCNGNRLMASSQGTLLVANPNNQGALTYGIILKRPEEWKDAGGLDFRDAHQVRSFLLNRVAYWDQRFHELLKATISFVGLPTKKLPLGLPWKNNRPLPITLIGDAAHLMPPFAGQGVNSGLLDALNLSESMTNGKFQTLTAAIADYEKQMFVYATEAQQASSRNEIEMRSPDFSFRKFIY from the coding sequence ATGCTACTCCATCATAAAAAAGTTGCCATTATTGGTGCAGGTCCGGTTGGTTTAACTATGGCTCGTTTATTACAGCAAAAGGGTGTGTTGGTAAACGTTTACGAACGGGATACTGATGCACAAACCCGAATTTGGGGTGGTACGCTCGACTTGCATATAGGATCAGGGCAAGAAGCTTTAAAAGCAGCCGGATTGCTGGACAAGTATTTTGCGGCGGCCATACCTATAGGCATTACTATCGTTGATGTAAAAGGAGATGTATTATTAACCAGGAATATTACACCTGAAAACCGCTACGATAACCCGGAAATTAACAGGAACGACTTAAGGACTGTGTTACTTAATAGCTTAGCAGAAGGCACAGTGTTATGGGATAGCAAATTAACTAAAATCAAAGTGCATCATAAACAATGGGTACTCAACTTTGATAATCAAATCAGTCAAAGGGCAGATGTGGTTATTGTAGCCAACGGCGGGATGTCCAAAGTAAGGCATTACGTTACTGATACCGAAATTGAAGAAACCGGAACAATAATTATTCAGGGCGATGTGCCTGAACCACAAACACAGTGTCCTGCCTTTTACCAGTGGTGTAATGGTAACCGGCTAATGGCATCGAGCCAGGGTACTTTACTGGTAGCTAACCCTAATAACCAAGGCGCGTTAACCTACGGTATTATTTTAAAAAGGCCCGAAGAGTGGAAAGATGCAGGTGGATTAGATTTTCGGGATGCACACCAAGTTCGTTCATTTCTTTTAAACCGGGTTGCTTATTGGGACCAGCGTTTTCACGAATTGCTAAAGGCCACTATTTCTTTTGTTGGCTTGCCTACTAAGAAGCTGCCTTTAGGCCTGCCTTGGAAAAATAACCGGCCTTTACCCATCACACTTATTGGTGATGCAGCGCACTTAATGCCGCCTTTTGCAGGGCAGGGTGTAAACAGCGGTTTGTTAGATGCCCTGAATTTGTCAGAGAGCATGACTAACGGAAAATTCCAAACCCTGACCGCTGCCATAGCCGATTATGAGAAGCAAATGTTTGTGTATGCAACTGAGGCCCAACAGGCATCAAGCCGGAACGAAATCGAAATGCGTTCGCCGGATTTTTCTTTTCGTAAGTTTATTTACTAA
- a CDS encoding AraC family transcriptional regulator, whose protein sequence is MTAQTVPLVLLGLARAMGTTLQNYRLVIPEQFGRGYCSGFVFNEHIRLLIANYELYQDLPLANPDVDAVKKTIFFKFQHIFPDKKKHISIPQLHTHPSVLIGTSRINTDEVIAIHTNTAVINIEVDAAYLNHLFGAAQRSPLLQSLLNNTQPLLFEQIIYPALQTVVNSILSEPINPTFELFFFKIKTEELVCRLLMELEKRDEQPIYALNNSDIQAVYRVRKKILYTLGLPPLIGELAVDAGMSPTKLKRLFKQIFGDSIFSYYQNRRMQEAARLLREEKLSVSETGYRLGFTNLSHFSRVFEGYIGMKPKRYSRE, encoded by the coding sequence ATGACAGCGCAGACAGTACCATTAGTATTACTTGGCCTCGCTAGGGCCATGGGTACAACCTTGCAAAACTACCGGTTAGTTATACCCGAACAGTTTGGCAGGGGCTATTGCTCGGGCTTTGTTTTTAACGAGCATATACGCCTGCTCATTGCCAATTATGAATTATACCAAGACCTACCGTTAGCAAACCCGGATGTTGATGCTGTCAAAAAAACAATATTTTTTAAGTTTCAACATATCTTTCCGGATAAAAAGAAACATATTAGCATACCTCAGCTCCATACCCACCCATCTGTTTTGATCGGTACCAGTCGTATCAATACCGATGAAGTTATTGCTATTCATACCAACACTGCCGTTATCAACATTGAAGTGGATGCTGCCTATTTAAACCACCTGTTTGGGGCAGCGCAAAGGTCGCCGTTATTGCAAAGCCTGTTAAACAATACACAACCTTTGTTATTTGAACAAATTATTTATCCTGCGTTGCAGACTGTTGTAAACAGCATACTATCTGAGCCTATAAACCCAACGTTTGAACTGTTCTTTTTTAAAATTAAAACAGAAGAACTGGTATGCAGGCTTTTAATGGAACTTGAAAAACGGGATGAGCAACCCATTTATGCTTTAAACAATAGTGACATACAAGCCGTTTACCGGGTACGAAAGAAAATACTATACACCCTGGGTTTGCCGCCCTTAATTGGCGAATTAGCTGTTGATGCCGGCATGAGCCCAACTAAATTGAAACGTTTATTTAAGCAGATTTTTGGCGATAGTATTTTTAGTTACTATCAAAACCGCAGGATGCAGGAAGCTGCCCGCTTATTGCGGGAAGAGAAACTATCTGTATCAGAAACCGGCTATCGTCTGGGCTTTACCAACCTCAGCCATTTTTCGAGAGTGTTCGAAGGATATATTGGAATGAAGCCTAAGCGGTATAGCCGGGAGTGA
- the yiaA gene encoding inner membrane protein YiaA: MEPLQHTTNENAAMLKTGENVKNPFKPTAAFIGASWFALLTGMAGYNIGLWNANMNLNEKGYYFTILLFGLFAVISVQKSVRDRSEGLAVTDLYYGLSWFATIASMVLLTIGLWNAGIARSEKGFYAMAFCLSMFSAIAVQKNTRDAKLIGDKEL; the protein is encoded by the coding sequence ATGGAACCGCTACAACACACCACCAACGAAAATGCAGCAATGTTAAAAACTGGAGAAAACGTTAAAAATCCTTTTAAACCTACCGCAGCCTTTATTGGCGCCTCTTGGTTTGCCTTACTTACCGGCATGGCTGGCTATAACATCGGTTTATGGAATGCAAATATGAATTTGAATGAAAAAGGTTATTATTTTACAATCCTGCTGTTTGGCTTATTTGCTGTGATATCCGTGCAGAAAAGTGTGCGCGACCGCTCGGAAGGGTTGGCTGTAACCGACTTATATTACGGCCTGAGCTGGTTTGCCACCATTGCCTCTATGGTACTGTTAACTATTGGCTTGTGGAATGCCGGCATTGCCCGAAGCGAAAAAGGCTTTTATGCCATGGCCTTTTGCTTAAGCATGTTTTCGGCCATTGCCGTTCAAAAAAATACCCGCGATGCCAAACTAATTGGCGACAAAGAACTGTAA
- a CDS encoding DUF2142 domain-containing protein translates to MNRFGVIFKAADKYLHFIYLLYAVPMVYFMAIIVPPYQSPDEPNHFSRAEQVSRLEWVPAYQAKRGPTTDTIANDPKVLHRSTGGFRVSKGIADTYQFFSDINFKPNVKTSNAKLDAAKAIRWTNDYHYKNFANTAIYPPLVYIMPALGISAGKLLHLGVIKTLYLSRILNGIFCVTLSFFALMLARRSKILLFIALLFPMTLFLFGSVTQDAVLISCSFLLVAIIDHVESGNDRAYKPSLLAALIILMTIITVGKPPYLLLSGAFLFLKLNPKQKAVTILVPTLIGFCWLWMIHSNFAVIFAPSSLRINAKLQVLHIMHHPFNFLGLFFKYDGGGIAFFCRMVVGVLGWLDTFFSSSYYHITYAILALGLYCGITRNLKISNLKLNLALFIVALLTLIAILTVQYITWTALESPSLGGMQGRYFLPIYPMFALSLCISKYNAKIDKWQIVAFGLVLLFPILTFLNVVTSIISRYYLV, encoded by the coding sequence ATGAACAGGTTCGGAGTTATTTTTAAGGCAGCAGATAAATATTTGCATTTTATTTATTTGTTGTACGCTGTTCCTATGGTGTATTTTATGGCAATTATTGTTCCGCCATATCAATCACCGGATGAACCTAATCACTTCTCCAGAGCTGAGCAAGTGTCAAGATTAGAATGGGTTCCGGCTTACCAAGCTAAGAGAGGACCAACAACTGATACTATTGCTAACGATCCAAAAGTGCTACATCGGAGTACCGGAGGGTTTCGGGTAAGCAAAGGTATAGCAGATACCTATCAGTTTTTCTCAGATATAAATTTCAAGCCTAACGTTAAAACAAGCAACGCTAAATTAGATGCTGCTAAAGCAATCCGTTGGACAAACGATTATCATTATAAAAATTTTGCAAACACGGCAATTTACCCGCCATTGGTTTATATCATGCCCGCTCTTGGTATCAGCGCAGGTAAGCTTCTGCATCTTGGCGTTATTAAAACGCTTTATTTGTCGAGGATTTTAAATGGTATATTTTGCGTAACACTTTCGTTTTTTGCCTTAATGCTGGCAAGGCGAAGCAAAATCCTGTTATTCATTGCTTTGCTGTTCCCCATGACATTGTTCTTGTTCGGTTCGGTCACTCAAGATGCTGTATTAATTAGCTGCTCGTTTCTTTTGGTTGCTATTATAGATCATGTAGAGTCTGGCAATGATAGAGCATATAAACCGTCACTACTGGCGGCGTTGATAATTTTAATGACCATAATTACTGTAGGTAAGCCACCCTACCTCCTACTATCGGGCGCGTTTTTGTTTTTAAAGCTTAACCCTAAACAAAAAGCGGTCACCATTTTAGTCCCTACCTTAATCGGGTTTTGTTGGCTCTGGATGATTCATTCAAACTTTGCTGTCATATTTGCACCGTCCAGCCTTAGGATCAATGCTAAATTGCAAGTTTTACACATTATGCACCACCCCTTTAATTTTTTGGGGCTATTTTTTAAATATGATGGTGGTGGAATCGCATTTTTTTGCCGAATGGTTGTTGGTGTGCTTGGCTGGCTTGACACTTTTTTTTCAAGCAGCTACTATCATATCACTTATGCTATTTTAGCATTAGGCCTATATTGCGGCATTACAAGAAACTTGAAAATAAGTAATCTTAAGTTAAACCTGGCCCTTTTTATAGTGGCACTATTAACTTTGATTGCAATATTAACTGTACAATATATTACCTGGACTGCCTTAGAATCACCCTCACTTGGTGGCATGCAGGGAAGATATTTTTTACCTATTTACCCAATGTTTGCATTAAGCTTATGCATTTCTAAGTACAACGCTAAAATTGATAAATGGCAGATAGTAGCATTCGGGTTGGTACTATTGTTTCCGATACTTACCTTTTTAAACGTAGTTACCTCTATTATCAGCCGCTACTATCTTGTTTAA
- a CDS encoding glycosyltransferase family 2 protein produces MVNKDELKTLSIVIPAFNESKTISLILDRISSVKLPRLIEKEIIIVNDCSTDNTEEVILNYISTYPLLNIVYCKHNTNQGKGAALHTGIFRATGDFVIIQDADLEYDPSEYNLLLRPVLQGFADVVYGSRFIGGNPHRILFFWHTIGNRLLTLLCNMFSNFNLTDMETCYKLFETKLLQSLYLKEKRFGFEPEVTIKISRVPKIRVYEVGISYYGRTYEEGKKIGWKDGFQAIYCILKYGMFKAK; encoded by the coding sequence ATGGTTAACAAAGACGAACTAAAGACATTATCTATAGTAATTCCTGCCTTCAATGAGAGTAAAACTATCAGTTTAATACTTGATAGGATTAGCTCTGTAAAGCTTCCTCGGTTAATAGAAAAGGAAATTATTATTGTAAATGATTGTTCAACAGATAATACAGAAGAGGTTATCCTTAATTACATATCTACCTATCCGTTATTAAATATTGTTTATTGTAAACACAACACAAATCAAGGTAAAGGAGCCGCCCTTCATACCGGTATATTTCGGGCTACAGGTGATTTTGTTATCATTCAGGATGCAGATTTAGAGTATGATCCAAGTGAGTATAACTTATTGCTCAGACCAGTATTGCAAGGCTTTGCTGATGTTGTTTACGGATCCCGGTTTATTGGTGGCAACCCACATCGAATACTTTTCTTCTGGCATACGATAGGGAACCGATTGCTAACCTTATTATGTAATATGTTTTCGAATTTTAACCTTACTGATATGGAAACCTGTTACAAGCTTTTTGAAACTAAGCTATTACAATCTCTTTATCTCAAAGAAAAACGATTTGGATTTGAGCCGGAAGTAACAATTAAAATCTCACGCGTTCCTAAAATCAGGGTTTACGAAGTAGGTATATCCTATTACGGCAGAACTTATGAAGAAGGTAAAAAAATAGGTTGGAAAGATGGCTTTCAAGCAATATACTGCATCTTAAAATACGGAATGTTCAAAGCAAAATAA
- a CDS encoding FtsX-like permease family protein — protein sequence MGITAFGLIALYVIDEWSYDKQNVKADLVFRVVQHGQWQGGKFDIAVTSPPYAPTLKSDFPQVADVCRINPEGGSTIVYNNKTLNEGNMMFSDNSIFNIFTYHFLSGNTANALAKPNSIVLTESLAKNIFGGDISSAVGKMLQLGDTPTLVTGVIADLPTNSHIRFKALRSYPGNYFTGYNNSWGNADLYTYVLLKHAADSKKIEALGEVFFNKYIKHELGTMKFTLELQPLKDIHLHSNLSYELGANGNITYVYVFSITALLILIVAIINYVNLTTARSSVRIKEVGVRKVVGSDRGQLVMMFFAESILLTVIATVIAAILIQFILPYFNQLSGKILTLFQFGKYLTIGLFICFSAVIGVLSGIYPALFLSGFKTIPAMKRQMGSQLATIFFRQSLVVFQFVVTIVLIVGSCIIYQQLNYFNKKDLGFNKAQTLTFHINNRDVRGKVDALKRALLQNPHIEAVGVAGNPIGNNNIGGGDFNLGVDGKPTAESKIIQNLQIDEDFIPALQIHMAAGRNFFKTITSDVNDAIIVNETLVKELGWKEVIGRRVRTGVDEKGHVVERTIVGVVKDFNTYSLQHKIAPMAMTLPAEAKDRDNLYVRIAKGNVSESLNYIKKIYLNFDIENKPEFYFLDQNFAAQYQTEQKQGTILVIFTILAISIACLGLFGLVTFTASQRIKEIGIRKVLGASVNNIVSLLSADLLRLVCIAFIISIPVAWFAMNRWLQDFAYKITIQWWIFLLAGMISLAIALVTVSTQSIRAALANPAKSLKNE from the coding sequence ATGGGTATCACAGCATTTGGGTTGATAGCACTTTACGTTATCGATGAGTGGAGCTACGACAAGCAAAATGTAAAAGCTGATCTTGTTTTTCGTGTAGTACAGCACGGACAATGGCAGGGTGGTAAATTTGATATTGCGGTTACATCGCCACCTTATGCCCCAACCTTAAAATCAGATTTTCCGCAAGTTGCAGATGTTTGCCGAATTAATCCCGAAGGTGGCAGCACCATTGTGTACAACAACAAAACGCTTAACGAAGGCAACATGATGTTTTCGGATAACAGCATCTTCAATATTTTTACTTACCATTTTTTATCAGGTAATACAGCTAATGCACTGGCTAAACCCAACTCAATCGTTTTAACAGAAAGCTTAGCTAAAAACATTTTTGGCGGTGACATTTCGTCAGCCGTAGGAAAAATGTTGCAACTGGGCGATACTCCGACTTTGGTAACCGGCGTAATTGCAGATTTACCTACAAATTCTCATATAAGGTTTAAAGCACTGCGATCATATCCCGGTAACTATTTTACAGGGTACAATAATAGCTGGGGTAACGCTGATCTGTATACCTATGTACTTTTAAAGCACGCCGCCGATAGCAAGAAAATAGAAGCATTGGGCGAGGTATTCTTTAATAAATATATTAAACATGAGCTTGGCACAATGAAGTTTACTTTAGAGCTTCAGCCATTAAAAGATATACACTTGCATTCTAATTTAAGTTATGAACTGGGTGCCAACGGCAACATTACCTACGTGTACGTGTTTAGCATCACGGCTTTGCTTATTTTGATTGTCGCCATTATTAACTATGTAAATTTGACTACCGCGCGTTCGTCTGTACGCATAAAGGAGGTTGGCGTACGTAAGGTTGTCGGCTCAGACAGAGGGCAATTGGTGATGATGTTTTTTGCCGAATCTATATTGCTCACCGTTATAGCTACTGTTATTGCTGCAATACTTATTCAATTTATACTGCCGTATTTTAATCAGTTGTCGGGCAAAATACTTACGCTATTCCAATTTGGCAAATATTTAACGATAGGCTTATTTATCTGCTTTTCGGCTGTAATTGGTGTGTTGAGTGGCATCTACCCGGCTTTATTCTTATCGGGATTTAAAACTATTCCTGCCATGAAAAGGCAGATGGGGAGTCAACTTGCTACTATCTTTTTTCGCCAATCGCTGGTGGTGTTTCAATTTGTAGTGACTATCGTGTTGATTGTTGGTTCGTGCATTATCTACCAGCAACTTAATTACTTCAATAAAAAAGACTTGGGCTTTAACAAAGCGCAAACGCTTACTTTCCATATCAACAACCGCGATGTGCGAGGCAAGGTAGATGCATTAAAACGGGCTTTGTTACAAAATCCGCATATAGAAGCCGTAGGCGTGGCTGGTAACCCTATAGGTAACAATAATATTGGTGGCGGAGACTTTAATCTCGGCGTTGATGGCAAACCGACCGCAGAATCTAAAATTATACAGAACCTGCAGATTGATGAAGATTTTATTCCGGCATTGCAAATCCATATGGCTGCTGGCCGTAATTTTTTTAAAACCATTACCAGTGATGTAAATGATGCAATCATCGTAAACGAAACCTTGGTAAAGGAGCTAGGATGGAAAGAAGTGATTGGCCGCAGGGTACGTACAGGTGTGGATGAGAAGGGCCATGTTGTAGAGCGTACCATTGTTGGCGTTGTTAAAGACTTTAACACTTATTCGCTACAACATAAAATTGCTCCAATGGCGATGACATTGCCTGCAGAAGCTAAAGATAGAGATAACTTGTATGTCCGTATAGCTAAAGGTAATGTAAGTGAATCGTTAAACTACATCAAAAAGATCTATTTGAACTTTGATATTGAGAATAAGCCTGAATTTTACTTTCTTGATCAAAACTTTGCTGCACAATATCAAACTGAACAAAAACAAGGAACCATCCTTGTGATATTTACTATCTTGGCTATAAGCATAGCGTGTTTGGGTCTGTTTGGGTTGGTTACCTTTACGGCAAGTCAGCGTATAAAAGAGATTGGTATCCGCAAAGTTTTGGGTGCAAGTGTAAATAACATTGTCAGTTTATTATCTGCTGACTTGTTGCGTTTAGTATGTATCGCGTTCATCATATCAATACCTGTTGCCTGGTTTGCAATGAATAGATGGCTGCAAGACTTTGCTTACAAAATAACTATACAATGGTGGATCTTTTTACTGGCAGGTATGATATCATTAGCTATCGCGTTGGTAACCGTAAGTACACAATCCATTCGTGCCGCTTTAGCTAACCCAGCAAAGAGTTTAAAAAATGAGTAA
- a CDS encoding START-like domain-containing protein encodes MSDKKKFNLEYEVKSSPRILFNFLSEANGLSQWFADKVILRDQVYTFTWDDEEQKAKLIASKENKFVRFRWLDDEPQCYFEMEILQDELTNDVALCITDFATEDSLTERKQIWDNQMDYLMSVLGS; translated from the coding sequence ATGTCCGATAAAAAGAAGTTCAACCTGGAGTATGAAGTTAAATCCTCGCCCCGTATTTTGTTTAATTTTTTGAGCGAGGCCAATGGGCTTTCACAATGGTTTGCTGATAAAGTTATCCTGCGCGATCAGGTATATACTTTTACTTGGGATGATGAAGAACAGAAAGCCAAACTTATAGCATCAAAAGAGAATAAATTTGTGCGTTTTCGCTGGCTGGATGATGAGCCGCAATGCTATTTTGAGATGGAAATTTTACAGGACGAGCTTACTAATGATGTGGCCCTTTGTATTACCGACTTTGCTACCGAAGACTCGCTAACCGAGCGTAAGCAAATCTGGGACAACCAAATGGACTACCTGATGAGTGTATTGGGCAGTTAA